In a genomic window of Rhododendron vialii isolate Sample 1 chromosome 12a, ASM3025357v1:
- the LOC131311466 gene encoding protein PAL OF QUIRKY-like: protein MTEALISNSNSTKTVKFLYSYGGKILPRSTDGKLRYVGGLTRVLAVDRSVSFKELMEKFEELCGLPMRLKCKLPSEDLDVLVSITCDDDLANVMDEYDRFSSSTHKDVKITTVLFPIRSLKTISPVSSVDDLCSTGSSGEFSSYSVARVRSAPPRSRDSSPKLGFRGGEVRYRPCCEQGRMPRQVYRCCEQGRPRQGYVTPRLNRCQ, encoded by the exons ATGACTGAAGCGTTGATTTCAAACAGCAACTCCACCAAAACAGTCAAGTTCCTCTACAGCTACGGCGGAAAAATCCTCCCCCGTTCCACCGACGGCAAGCTCCGTTACGTCGGCGGCCTCACCAGAGTCCTCGCAGTCGACCGTTCTGTCTCTTTCAAAG AGCTAATGGAGAAATTCGAAGAGCTCTGTGGACTCCCGATGCGTTTGAAGTGTAAATTGCCGAGCGAAGATCTGGACGTGTTGGTTTCGATCACCTGTGACGACGACCTCGCTAATGTCATGGACGAGTACGATCGGTTCTCGTCGTCCACGCACAAGGACGTGAAGATCACTACCGTGCTTTTTCCGATTAGATCTCTGAAAACGATCTCTCCTGTTTCGAGCGTCGATGACTTGTGCTCTACTGGTTCCAGCGGCGAGTTCTCGTCGTACTCGGTGGCCCGTGTCCGTTCGGCGCCGCCGCGTAGCAGGGATTCGTCGCCGAAGTTAGGTTTTCGTGGTGGTGAAGTTCGGTATCGGCCTTGTTGTGAACAAGGAAGGATGCCTAGGCAGGTTTACCGTTGCTGTGAACAAGGAAGGCCTAGACAGGGCTATGTTACTCCTCGCTTGAACCGTTGCCAGTAA